One segment of Geminicoccaceae bacterium DNA contains the following:
- a CDS encoding amino acid ABC transporter permease gives MPDRTIAFVARETIPPSPPPSSSTGAVGWLRENLFSSWFNAVLTVVALYIIYNVLAAVIPWLFLDSVWNASSLAQCREISGDGACLAVIHERFHQFIYGFYPAEQRWRPNLAFLLLLVAVAPVLFDRLPRSMLWFSAIYPVIAFLLIWGGFFGLRAVSSDQLGGFLLTLIIGVTGIAASLPLGIMLALGRQSDMFLIRTLSVAFIEFIRGVPLITLLFVASTLLNYFLPPGTTFDIILRVLIMVTLFASAYMAEVIRGGLAALPKGQYEAADALGLDYWKSMRLIILPQALKIAIPGIVNTFIGLFKDTTLVSVIGLLDPLGIISPIRADQSWNGIVWELYGFVALFFFICCFSMSRYSMYLERKLQTGHR, from the coding sequence ATGCCCGATCGCACCATCGCCTTCGTCGCCCGGGAGACGATCCCGCCTTCGCCGCCACCGTCATCCTCCACGGGCGCCGTCGGATGGCTGCGGGAGAACCTGTTCTCAAGCTGGTTCAATGCCGTTTTGACGGTCGTAGCGCTGTATATCATCTACAACGTTCTGGCCGCCGTCATTCCCTGGCTGTTCCTCGATTCGGTGTGGAATGCCTCTTCGCTGGCACAGTGCCGGGAGATTTCCGGCGACGGCGCCTGCCTTGCGGTGATCCACGAACGCTTCCACCAGTTCATCTACGGCTTCTATCCGGCCGAACAGCGCTGGCGGCCGAATCTCGCCTTCCTGCTGTTGCTGGTCGCAGTGGCTCCTGTCCTGTTCGACCGACTGCCGCGGAGCATGCTCTGGTTCTCGGCCATCTATCCCGTCATCGCCTTCCTGCTGATCTGGGGTGGATTCTTCGGTCTGCGGGCGGTTTCCTCCGACCAGCTCGGCGGCTTCCTGCTGACCCTGATCATCGGTGTCACCGGCATCGCCGCCTCGCTGCCGCTGGGCATCATGCTGGCTCTTGGCCGCCAGTCGGACATGTTCTTGATCCGCACCCTTTCGGTGGCCTTCATCGAGTTCATCCGCGGCGTGCCGCTGATCACCCTGCTGTTCGTCGCCTCCACGCTGCTCAATTACTTCCTGCCGCCCGGGACCACCTTCGACATCATCCTGCGCGTGCTCATCATGGTCACCCTGTTCGCCTCGGCCTACATGGCCGAAGTCATTCGAGGCGGGCTCGCAGCCCTGCCGAAGGGACAGTACGAGGCAGCCGATGCGCTGGGGCTCGACTACTGGAAATCGATGCGGCTGATCATCCTGCCGCAGGCACTCAAGATTGCCATTCCGGGTATCGTCAACACCTTCATCGGCCTTTTCAAGGATACCACTCTGGTATCGGTGATCGGCCTGCTCGACCCGCTCGGCATCATCTCGCCGATCCGCGCGGACCAGAGCTGGAACGGCATCGTCTGGGAGCTCTACGGCTTCGTTGCGCTGTTCTTCTTCATCTGCTGCTTTTCCATGTCCCGCTATTCCATGTACCTGGAGCGCAAGCTCCAGACCGGCCACCGCTGA
- a CDS encoding amino acid ABC transporter ATP-binding protein produces the protein MQVSDEVAIEIKGMNKWYGDFHVLRDINLTVMRGERIVICGPSGSGKSTLIRCINRLEEHQAGTITVDGTTLSSDLKNIDKIRSEVGMVFQHFNLFPHLTILENCTLAPIWVRKTPRKEAEETAMHFLSKVKIPEQANKYPGQLSGGQQQRVAIARSLCMKPRIMLFDEPTSALDPEMIKEVLDTMISLAEEGMTMLCVTHEMGFARKVANRVIFMDQGQIVEQNEPEEFFLNPQNERTKLFLSQILQH, from the coding sequence ATGCAGGTCTCCGATGAGGTCGCCATCGAGATCAAGGGCATGAACAAGTGGTATGGCGACTTCCACGTGCTGCGTGACATCAACCTCACCGTCATGCGAGGCGAGCGGATCGTCATCTGCGGCCCGTCCGGTTCTGGCAAGTCGACGCTGATCCGTTGCATCAACCGCCTCGAGGAACACCAGGCGGGCACCATCACCGTCGACGGCACCACGCTCTCCTCCGACCTCAAGAACATCGACAAGATCCGTTCGGAAGTCGGCATGGTCTTCCAGCACTTCAACCTGTTCCCGCATCTCACCATCCTCGAGAACTGCACGCTGGCGCCGATCTGGGTGCGCAAGACGCCCAGGAAGGAAGCCGAGGAGACGGCGATGCACTTCCTCTCCAAGGTCAAGATTCCCGAACAGGCCAACAAATATCCGGGCCAGCTCTCCGGCGGCCAGCAGCAGCGCGTCGCCATCGCCCGAAGCCTGTGCATGAAGCCGCGCATCATGCTGTTCGACGAGCCTACGTCCGCCCTCGATCCGGAGATGATCAAGGAGGTGCTCGACACCATGATCAGCCTTGCCGAGGAGGGCATGACCATGCTCTGCGTCACCCATGAGATGGGCTTCGCCCGCAAGGTCGCCAACCGCGTCATCTTCATGGACCAGGGCCAGATCGTCGAACAGAATGAACCTGAAGAGTTCTTCCTCAATCCGCAGAATGAGAGAACAAAACTGTTCTTGAGCCAGATCCTGCAGCATTGA
- the metC gene encoding cystathionine beta-lyase, whose translation MSSLEEKTKLVTLARSPELYGGMVSTPIFRSSTILFPTLEAQGKARTHVDLTYGTHGTQTKFAFEEAIAELEHGYRSLAVSSGLAAITLPLAALLGAGDHLLVTDSAYFPTRRFCDRDLARYGIETTYYDPAVGGGIEDLIRPETKLILLESPGSLTFEMQDVPAIAAVAKKHGVLTLIDNTWATPLFFKPLDLGIDISIQAVTKYIGGHSDILMGVITTTEAVHERMREHISHFGDSVSPEDCFLAMRGMRSMAARLERQQRSAMEVARWLHERPEVDRVLYPALPSDPGHELWKRDMTGASSLFGVVMQPGSRAAVEAMVDNLELFGIGASWGGFESLVTAPDPTAIRTATTWSGPGPLLRLHIGLEEPADLMADLEAGLVRYRNTD comes from the coding sequence ATGTCCTCATTGGAAGAAAAAACCAAGCTGGTAACCCTCGCCCGTTCTCCGGAGCTTTACGGGGGCATGGTCAGCACCCCGATATTCCGGTCCTCGACCATCCTGTTCCCGACGCTCGAAGCGCAGGGCAAGGCCCGCACGCATGTCGATCTCACCTACGGAACCCACGGCACCCAGACGAAATTCGCGTTCGAGGAGGCGATCGCCGAACTCGAACACGGATACCGCTCGCTTGCCGTCTCAAGCGGCCTCGCCGCCATTACACTTCCCCTTGCAGCCTTGCTGGGTGCCGGCGACCACCTTCTCGTTACAGACAGCGCCTATTTCCCCACCCGACGTTTCTGCGATCGCGACCTTGCGCGCTACGGGATAGAAACCACCTACTACGACCCTGCCGTCGGCGGTGGCATCGAGGACCTGATCCGTCCCGAAACGAAGCTCATCCTGCTGGAATCGCCCGGCAGCCTCACCTTCGAAATGCAGGATGTGCCGGCCATCGCCGCTGTGGCAAAAAAACACGGGGTCCTGACACTCATCGACAACACCTGGGCGACCCCCCTGTTCTTCAAGCCGCTCGATCTGGGCATCGACATCTCGATCCAGGCCGTAACCAAATATATCGGCGGTCACAGCGATATTCTCATGGGCGTCATCACCACGACCGAGGCGGTCCATGAACGCATGCGCGAACATATCTCGCATTTCGGGGACAGTGTCTCTCCGGAGGACTGCTTTCTGGCGATGCGCGGCATGCGCAGCATGGCGGCCCGCCTCGAACGCCAGCAGCGCAGCGCGATGGAAGTGGCCCGATGGCTGCACGAGCGCCCCGAAGTCGACAGGGTGCTCTATCCTGCCCTGCCCTCCGATCCCGGGCACGAGTTGTGGAAGCGCGACATGACCGGCGCATCGAGCCTGTTCGGCGTGGTGATGCAGCCGGGAAGCCGCGCAGCGGTGGAGGCGATGGTCGACAATCTCGAACTCTTCGGGATCGGCGCCAGCTGGGGTGGTTTCGAAAGCCTCGTCACCGCTCCCGACCCCACCGCTATCCGCACGGCCACGACGTGGAGCGGTCCCGGCCCGCTGTTGCGCCTGCATATCGGGCTCGAGGAGCCTGCCGACCTCATGGCCGACCTCGAAGCGGGGCTGGTACGCTACCGGAACACCGACTGA
- a CDS encoding amino acid ABC transporter substrate-binding protein produces the protein MALAGSVFLMAGLATGAKAGETLDAVKAKGFLQCGVSSGLAGFSFTGADGEWDGFDVDFCRAMAAGIFGDRNAAKFTPTTGKTRFTALASGEIDVLARNTTWTFSRDVDLKFEFIGVNYYDGQGFMVPESLGVTSAKELDGATVCIQTGTTTELNLADFFRANNMSYEPVPIETNAEAQQKYLSNACDVYTTDASGLAATRATFEDPGAHIILPEIISKEPLGPLVRHGDPDWGDIARWTLNALVIAEELGITQANVNELAASAGDNPEINRLLGTEGEYGAMMGLSKDWAVNAIAAGGNYGEIFERHLGTSTPIDLERGLNQLWSKGGILYAPPFR, from the coding sequence ATGGCGCTTGCCGGATCCGTCTTTCTCATGGCCGGTCTGGCCACCGGAGCGAAGGCCGGCGAAACCCTTGATGCGGTCAAGGCCAAGGGTTTCCTGCAGTGCGGTGTCTCGTCCGGTCTCGCAGGGTTCTCGTTTACCGGCGCCGATGGTGAATGGGACGGCTTCGACGTCGATTTCTGCCGGGCCATGGCTGCCGGCATCTTTGGCGACAGGAATGCCGCAAAGTTTACTCCCACGACCGGCAAGACCCGTTTCACCGCGCTGGCCTCGGGCGAGATCGACGTACTCGCCCGCAACACGACCTGGACCTTCAGCCGGGACGTCGACCTGAAGTTCGAATTCATCGGCGTCAACTATTATGACGGCCAGGGTTTCATGGTGCCCGAGTCGCTCGGCGTAACCAGCGCCAAGGAACTCGACGGTGCGACCGTCTGCATCCAGACCGGCACGACCACCGAGCTCAATCTCGCGGACTTCTTCCGTGCGAACAACATGAGCTACGAGCCGGTGCCGATCGAGACCAATGCCGAGGCCCAGCAGAAGTACCTGTCGAACGCCTGTGACGTCTACACGACCGATGCGTCGGGTCTCGCCGCGACCCGTGCGACCTTCGAGGACCCCGGCGCGCATATCATCCTGCCGGAGATCATTTCCAAGGAGCCGCTTGGTCCGCTGGTCCGCCATGGCGATCCCGACTGGGGCGATATCGCCCGCTGGACCCTGAATGCGCTCGTCATCGCCGAGGAGCTCGGTATTACCCAGGCCAATGTCAATGAACTGGCCGCATCGGCGGGTGATAATCCCGAAATCAACCGCCTGCTTGGTACCGAAGGCGAATACGGTGCCATGATGGGCCTGTCGAAGGACTGGGCGGTCAACGCCATCGCCGCGGGCGGCAACTATGGCGAGATCTTCGAACGCCACCTTGGTACCTCGACTCCCATCGATCTCGAACGCGGTCTCAACCAGCTCTGGTCGAAGGGCGGTATCCTCTATGCTCCGCCGTTCCGGTGA
- a CDS encoding NADH:ubiquinone oxidoreductase subunit NDUFA12 produces the protein MLLKWLKLNRLGTHLLTQRKGVKVGEDEYGNVYYRERGDVDDWRNERRWVVYPGEGEIDASSVPAGWNAWLHKNREKAPSELSPLVKSWEKEHQPNQSGTGNAHLPKGHVSRGGQRAHATGDYEAWSPE, from the coding sequence ATCTTGCTCAAGTGGCTCAAGCTCAATCGTCTCGGCACTCACCTCCTGACGCAGCGCAAGGGCGTGAAGGTCGGTGAGGATGAGTATGGCAACGTCTATTATCGCGAACGCGGCGACGTGGATGACTGGCGCAATGAACGGCGCTGGGTTGTCTATCCCGGGGAAGGCGAGATCGACGCGAGCTCGGTGCCGGCCGGTTGGAACGCCTGGCTGCACAAAAATCGCGAAAAGGCTCCAAGCGAGTTGTCGCCGTTGGTCAAGAGCTGGGAGAAGGAGCATCAACCCAATCAATCGGGGACCGGCAACGCCCACCTGCCGAAGGGGCATGTCAGTCGTGGCGGCCAGAGGGCTCACGCAACCGGCGATTACGAAGCCTGGTCTCCGGAATAG
- a CDS encoding septal ring lytic transglycosylase RlpA family protein: MAGEIPVPVARHVESGSASWYGSEFEGQPTASGEIFDPSRLTAAHPVLPFGTIVTVTNLANGRKVRVRVNDRGPFVPRRIIDLSAAAARKLGYEKNGVTRVRIDAQARWRPRTR; this comes from the coding sequence ATGGCGGGCGAGATCCCGGTTCCCGTTGCCCGTCATGTCGAAAGCGGCAGCGCTTCTTGGTACGGCAGCGAGTTCGAAGGCCAGCCCACGGCCAGCGGTGAGATCTTCGACCCCTCCCGATTGACCGCAGCCCATCCGGTCCTGCCATTCGGCACCATCGTCACGGTCACCAATCTTGCCAATGGCCGCAAGGTCCGTGTTCGCGTGAATGATCGTGGTCCCTTTGTTCCACGCCGCATCATCGACCTGAGTGCCGCAGCGGCCCGCAAGCTCGGATACGAGAAGAACGGCGTGACCCGGGTGCGGATCGATGCACAGGCACGATGGCGTCCCCGCACCAGATGA
- a CDS encoding amidase gives MNDHELLSANARDLHDLYRSRSLSPVDVARACLEAAHRHQERFCAFSLIDDECALAAARASQERFARKEPLGPLDGIPGTIKDLVLAEGWPTRRGSHTTGDPAPETRDAPVVRALRATGMVFLGKTTTPEFGWKALTDNPLGEIARNPWNERMTAGGSSGGAAIAAALGMGVMHIGTDGGGSIRIPAGLTGTVGLKPTFGRVPAYPPSPYGTVSHVGPMTRSVVDTALMLDAMSVADLDDWYAVPAPAMRFADALDARSREGGFAGMRIAVSPDLGFIDVHPDVLDLFEQAVSVFARLGARIERVTPPLGQPFRLFTDHWYTGAANLLETIPEGLQDRIDPGLREIASKGRELSSTRQRHAQLERARLGTAMQQFFADHDLLLTPSVAIPAFEAGHEVPPGSGLERWIEWAGFSYPFNLTQQPAMSVPAGLTAQGLPAGLQIVGAKFDEGKVLAAAAAFEAARPWPRLAPPATMP, from the coding sequence ATGAATGACCATGAACTGCTGTCCGCCAATGCCCGCGACCTGCACGACTTGTACCGGTCGCGGAGCCTGTCGCCGGTCGATGTCGCCCGGGCTTGCCTCGAAGCCGCCCATCGCCATCAGGAACGGTTCTGTGCCTTCAGCCTGATCGATGACGAATGCGCTCTCGCTGCAGCCCGTGCCTCGCAGGAGCGCTTTGCCCGGAAAGAACCGCTCGGACCGCTGGACGGCATCCCCGGCACGATCAAGGACCTTGTCCTGGCCGAGGGATGGCCCACCCGACGCGGCAGCCATACGACCGGCGATCCGGCGCCGGAGACGAGGGATGCGCCCGTCGTGCGGGCGCTGCGTGCCACAGGCATGGTCTTTCTCGGAAAGACGACCACTCCCGAGTTCGGATGGAAGGCACTCACTGACAATCCCCTTGGCGAGATCGCTCGCAACCCGTGGAACGAACGCATGACCGCCGGCGGCAGCAGCGGCGGGGCGGCCATTGCCGCAGCCCTCGGCATGGGGGTGATGCATATCGGCACGGATGGCGGCGGTTCGATCCGCATCCCGGCCGGACTGACCGGCACGGTCGGCCTCAAGCCGACCTTCGGGCGGGTTCCCGCCTATCCGCCAAGCCCGTACGGCACCGTCTCCCATGTCGGCCCGATGACCCGAAGCGTGGTCGATACGGCCCTGATGCTCGATGCCATGAGCGTGGCCGACCTCGACGACTGGTACGCGGTCCCGGCACCGGCGATGCGGTTCGCAGATGCCCTCGATGCGCGGAGTCGCGAAGGCGGTTTCGCCGGAATGCGCATTGCGGTGAGTCCGGATCTGGGATTTATCGATGTTCACCCCGATGTTCTTGACCTGTTCGAACAGGCGGTAAGCGTGTTCGCACGCCTGGGTGCGCGAATCGAACGGGTTACACCGCCCCTTGGCCAACCGTTCCGGCTGTTCACCGATCACTGGTATACCGGCGCCGCCAATCTTCTGGAGACAATCCCCGAAGGTCTGCAAGATCGCATCGATCCCGGGCTTCGCGAAATCGCTTCGAAAGGACGCGAATTGTCCAGTACCCGGCAACGCCATGCGCAGCTCGAACGTGCCCGGCTCGGTACTGCCATGCAGCAGTTCTTCGCCGATCATGACCTGTTGCTGACCCCGAGTGTTGCCATCCCCGCCTTTGAGGCCGGGCATGAGGTGCCGCCCGGCAGTGGACTCGAACGGTGGATCGAATGGGCCGGCTTCAGTTATCCCTTCAATCTCACACAGCAGCCGGCGATGAGCGTGCCGGCAGGACTGACGGCGCAGGGCCTGCCCGCGGGCCTGCAGATCGTCGGTGCGAAATTCGACGAGGGGAAGGTGCTGGCTGCCGCTGCAGCGTTCGAGGCTGCCCGTCCATGGCCGCGCTTGGCTCCGCCTGCAACGATGCCATGA
- a CDS encoding SDR family oxidoreductase, whose protein sequence is MPTILITGTGRGIGRKLAELFVREGYDVLAASRHGPTIYATESVTMDVGDNASVSAAARQLKDRPIDVLVNNAGIFGDRGTGLDHMDEAVWREVLDVNVLGPARVVRAFLPHLEAGRHKKIVTISSRMGSMGENTSGGEMVYRSSKAAVNAVMRSLSFDLADKGMICTMVHPGWVRTDMGGPAAAISVDESADGIKTLILGLDSGSNGAFFNYDGTPIAW, encoded by the coding sequence ATGCCCACCATTCTGATCACCGGTACCGGACGTGGTATCGGCCGCAAGCTTGCCGAGCTTTTCGTGCGAGAGGGCTACGATGTGCTGGCGGCCTCGCGCCATGGTCCCACGATCTACGCGACGGAATCCGTCACCATGGATGTCGGCGACAATGCGTCGGTCAGTGCCGCGGCCCGACAGCTCAAGGACAGGCCCATCGACGTTCTGGTCAACAATGCCGGCATTTTCGGCGATCGTGGCACCGGTCTCGATCATATGGATGAAGCCGTCTGGCGAGAGGTGCTCGATGTGAACGTTCTCGGGCCGGCACGGGTCGTACGGGCCTTCCTGCCCCATCTCGAAGCCGGTCGACACAAGAAGATCGTCACCATTTCGAGCCGGATGGGCAGCATGGGCGAAAACACCAGCGGCGGCGAGATGGTCTATCGTTCGTCCAAGGCAGCGGTTAACGCTGTGATGCGTTCCCTTTCCTTTGACCTTGCCGACAAGGGGATGATCTGCACCATGGTTCATCCGGGCTGGGTCCGGACCGACATGGGCGGCCCCGCTGCCGCCATCAGTGTCGACGAGAGTGCCGACGGCATCAAGACGCTGATCCTCGGTCTCGATTCCGGGAGCAACGGGGCATTCTTCAACTATGATGGAACGCCGATCGCCTGGTAG
- a CDS encoding ABC transporter permease subunit (The N-terminal region of this protein, as described by TIGR01726, is a three transmembrane segment that identifies a subfamily of ABC transporter permease subunits, which specificities that include histidine, arginine, glutamine, glutamate, L-cystine (sic), the opines (in Agrobacterium) octopine and nopaline, etc.), whose translation MATTTMPPTDGFRVGMLLSDTRYRGITIQIIALFIVMLMIAWLVDNTIRNLSDLGKDFSFAFLWQPSGYDINQHLIDYTSRSTNARAALVGILNTLLVAVMGCVTATVIGVFAGVLRLSRNWLVAKLMTVYIETFRNVPVLIWILIISAAVNEFLPSPRDFRLNAEGVANAAPYLNGALVMTNRGFYTAAPVFHDGSGVVVIGLLAAIALAILFGTWARKRQEATGEILPSGWIRLGIIVGIPLVLYFIMGMPIGVEYPELKGFNFQGGIYARDSLIALWLALSIYTGAFIAENVRAGILAVSKGQTEAASALGLRPGRIMRLVVLPQALRIIIPPLISQYLNLTKNSSLAIAVGYMDATGTLGGITLNQTGREMECILLLMTFYLITSLTISMAMNWYNSRVKLKER comes from the coding sequence ATGGCAACGACCACAATGCCCCCCACTGACGGCTTTCGTGTCGGAATGCTCCTGTCCGACACCCGATATCGCGGTATCACGATCCAGATCATCGCGCTTTTCATCGTCATGCTGATGATCGCGTGGCTGGTCGACAACACGATCCGCAACCTTTCGGATCTGGGAAAGGACTTCAGTTTCGCCTTTCTCTGGCAGCCATCCGGCTATGACATCAACCAGCACCTGATCGACTACACATCGCGCTCGACCAATGCCCGGGCGGCCCTGGTCGGTATCCTCAACACGCTGCTGGTGGCGGTGATGGGCTGCGTGACGGCCACGGTCATCGGCGTATTCGCCGGTGTCCTTCGGTTGTCCAGGAACTGGCTCGTCGCGAAGCTGATGACCGTCTATATCGAGACCTTCCGCAACGTGCCGGTGCTGATCTGGATCCTGATCATCTCCGCTGCCGTGAACGAATTCCTGCCGAGCCCCCGCGACTTCCGCCTCAATGCCGAAGGTGTCGCCAACGCCGCGCCCTACCTGAACGGTGCACTGGTGATGACCAATCGTGGTTTTTACACCGCTGCTCCGGTGTTTCATGACGGGTCAGGCGTTGTCGTCATCGGCCTGCTCGCCGCCATCGCGCTTGCCATCCTGTTCGGCACCTGGGCGCGCAAGCGCCAGGAGGCCACTGGGGAGATCCTGCCCTCGGGCTGGATCCGGCTGGGCATCATCGTCGGTATCCCGCTGGTGTTGTACTTCATCATGGGCATGCCCATCGGTGTCGAATATCCCGAGCTCAAGGGCTTCAATTTCCAGGGTGGCATCTACGCCCGGGATTCGCTCATCGCCCTGTGGCTGGCGCTTTCGATCTATACCGGTGCGTTCATCGCCGAGAATGTCCGGGCCGGCATCCTTGCCGTGAGCAAGGGACAGACCGAGGCGGCCTCCGCACTGGGGCTGCGGCCGGGAAGGATCATGCGGCTGGTGGTCCTGCCGCAGGCGCTCCGTATCATCATCCCGCCGCTCATCTCGCAGTACCTGAACCTGACCAAGAACTCGTCGCTGGCGATTGCCGTCGGCTACATGGATGCCACCGGCACCTTGGGCGGCATCACGCTGAACCAGACCGGCCGCGAGATGGAGTGCATCCTGCTGCTGATGACCTTCTACCTGATCACCTCGCTCACCATCTCGATGGCAATGAACTGGTACAATTCCCGCGTGAAGCTGAAGGAGCGCTGA
- a CDS encoding VOC family protein, with protein MLRGILETVLYVDDLAAAETFYAGVLGLEVDSRKEGLFIFFRLDQAMLLVFQRAAARESRGVPSHGTDGSGHACFKVPEAELAAWEQRLTRHGIAIEQRQAWPRGGRSFYFRDPDGNSLEIATPLIWGFPDCPQAGDNN; from the coding sequence ATGTTGCGCGGCATTCTCGAGACCGTTCTCTATGTCGACGATCTTGCGGCTGCCGAGACATTCTATGCCGGCGTGCTTGGCCTCGAAGTGGACAGTCGCAAGGAAGGGTTGTTCATCTTCTTCAGGCTCGACCAGGCAATGCTGCTCGTCTTCCAGCGCGCGGCAGCCCGGGAAAGCCGCGGCGTTCCTTCGCACGGTACGGACGGCAGCGGCCATGCCTGCTTCAAGGTTCCCGAAGCCGAGCTTGCCGCATGGGAGCAGCGACTGACCCGTCACGGCATCGCGATCGAACAGCGCCAGGCATGGCCACGCGGCGGCAGGTCCTTCTATTTTCGCGACCCGGATGGTAACAGCCTTGAGATCGCAACACCGCTGATCTGGGGATTTCCCGATTGTCCACAGGCTGGGGATAACAACTGA